The nucleotide window CGTTTACATACGGTGTTCCACGTTTCGGCTTCTTCGCCGTAAAATTTACTCAAAACATAGTTGTTGACTGTCCAGCCCTGCGGCGGGCGACCGATGCCGACGCGTACGCGAACGAAGTCTGCCTTATCGAGATGGCAGAGGATCGATTCGATCCCGCGATGTCCGCCCGACGAGCCGCGATTTTTAAGGCGCAGTCTGCCAAGCGGCAAGTCCATATCGTCCGAGATAACGATGATGTCTTCTGCATCTATTTTATAAAAACGTGCGATCTGACCGACAGCCTCACCGCTAAGATTCATATACGTCTGCGGCTTCACGAGAAGCACCTTTTCGCCATAAGCGCGGTACTCTCCGATCTCTGCCGACATTTTTTTCTGCCATGTGAGGATATTCTCTCTGCGCGCCAACTCATCGACGACGAGAAAGCCTACATTGTGGCGTGTATTGTCATATTCAGGACCGGGATTACCGAGCCCTACGATCATCTTCATACGATTTGTCCTCCGAAATATAGTCTATTTATTTATTGTACCACAAGTCATGATGTCG belongs to Selenomonadales bacterium and includes:
- a CDS encoding aminoacyl-tRNA hydrolase, which gives rise to MKMIVGLGNPGPEYDNTRHNVGFLVVDELARRENILTWQKKMSAEIGEYRAYGEKVLLVKPQTYMNLSGEAVGQIARFYKIDAEDIIVISDDMDLPLGRLRLKNRGSSGGHRGIESILCHLDKADFVRVRVGIGRPPQGWTVNNYVLSKFYGEEAETWNTVCKRTADSIQSILADGLTKAMNTFNQG